One segment of Solidesulfovibrio sp. DNA contains the following:
- a CDS encoding energy-coupling factor transporter transmembrane component T encodes MIAVLRRASAAAKCVFAVSVSAYAFYCEDWRLLLGLILLLCGLLIASRTWDRIVWLALGVCLASMPTLLALFILGGVEKAHGWREGLRLGLAWLAVFELRLLVMLLADILVVKWTTFSDLLLSLRALRLPGQVVLFFSTLVTLLPSIFSLASHVVEVQRCRGFDPKKLRNPKNFLPLFVPVFLAQMRRSTELALSLELRGISGAPPARVAHLALGVGDGIFLVASVAVWFLGRGF; translated from the coding sequence GTGATCGCCGTGCTGCGCCGGGCCAGCGCCGCCGCCAAGTGCGTCTTCGCCGTGTCGGTCAGCGCCTACGCCTTCTACTGCGAGGACTGGCGCCTCCTGCTCGGCCTGATCCTGCTGCTTTGCGGGCTGCTGATCGCCTCGCGCACCTGGGACAGGATCGTCTGGCTGGCGCTCGGCGTCTGTCTGGCCTCGATGCCCACGCTGCTGGCCCTTTTCATCCTCGGCGGCGTGGAAAAGGCCCACGGCTGGCGCGAGGGGCTGCGCCTGGGGCTGGCCTGGCTGGCCGTCTTCGAGTTGCGCCTGCTGGTGATGCTTTTAGCCGACATCCTGGTCGTCAAGTGGACGACCTTTTCCGATCTGCTCCTGTCGCTGCGGGCCTTGCGCCTGCCGGGCCAGGTGGTGCTGTTCTTTTCCACCCTGGTGACCCTGTTGCCGAGTATTTTTTCCCTGGCCAGCCATGTGGTGGAGGTCCAGCGCTGCCGGGGGTTCGATCCGAAGAAACTGCGCAACCCGAAAAATTTTCTGCCGCTTTTCGTGCCGGTTTTTCTGGCCCAGATGCGGCGGTCCACGGAACTGGCCCTGTCGCTGGAGTTGCGGGGCATCTCCGGCGCCCCGCCGGCCCGGGTCGCCCACCTTGCCCTCGGGGTCGGCGACGGGATATTTCTGGTCGCGTCCGTGGCCGTCTGGTTCCTGGGGCGGGGTTTTTAG